From Polyangiaceae bacterium, a single genomic window includes:
- a CDS encoding DUF4398 domain-containing protein → MTRAARNPRLPLKANLQATGLGARVLFALTLLVAAGSAGCGNTLYAIQANSASNKVEEARELDAEKYAPYEYYYAKEHLEKAEMEAAEADYSDASNLAEVAEEYADKAIRLTREARRGAGR, encoded by the coding sequence ATGACTCGCGCGGCCCGCAATCCAAGGCTGCCTCTGAAAGCTAACTTGCAAGCCACCGGTCTCGGTGCGCGTGTGCTCTTTGCTTTGACCCTGCTCGTTGCCGCAGGCAGCGCTGGCTGTGGCAACACGCTCTATGCCATCCAAGCCAACTCCGCCTCCAACAAGGTGGAAGAGGCTCGCGAGCTGGACGCTGAGAAGTACGCTCCCTACGAGTACTATTACGCGAAGGAGCATCTCGAAAAGGCCGAGATGGAAGCCGCTGAAGCCGACTACAGCGACGCCTCGAACCTCGCGGAAGTCGCTGAAGAGTACGCGGACAAAGCCATTCGTCTCACGCGCGAAGCGCGGCGAGGAGCCGGACGATGA
- a CDS encoding OmpA family protein, with translation MKQRLLRSFALLAVSSVAVGCGQAPKLKGQIAGLEEITKQAERNGAVRCAPRELAMAQSHLKFAQIELEQGFISKAQKHLWIAEPNAHAANFLSPPEYCAERGFVEAAPPPKPKPKPAPGDRDGDGYLDPEDACPDEPENFQGYQDSDGCPDDPDTDGDGLTDSVDSCELEPEDKDGYLDADGCPELDNDSDGVLDATDKCPNDPEDPDGYEDDDGCPDPDNDGDKVPDIKDQCPNTPGSETQEPLGCPTKPALVVVTDCEVKIKQQIHFEFNKSKIRPESFPVLDAVVEVMEKNPKIKLEVQGHTDNKGSKAYNKKLSGARAESVMKYLVSHGIDPDRLTSNGYGFDRPLVPNTSERNRALNRRVQFVRTEGSKEGCDKP, from the coding sequence ATGAAGCAGCGTCTGTTGCGTAGCTTCGCGCTCTTGGCGGTGAGCAGTGTCGCCGTCGGTTGCGGACAAGCGCCGAAGCTCAAAGGCCAGATCGCGGGCCTCGAAGAGATCACCAAGCAGGCCGAGCGCAACGGCGCGGTCCGCTGCGCGCCTCGCGAGCTGGCGATGGCCCAGAGCCACCTCAAGTTCGCGCAGATCGAACTCGAGCAAGGCTTCATCTCCAAGGCGCAGAAGCACTTGTGGATCGCCGAGCCCAACGCCCACGCCGCAAACTTCCTGTCGCCTCCGGAGTACTGCGCGGAGCGCGGCTTCGTGGAGGCTGCTCCTCCCCCCAAGCCGAAGCCCAAGCCGGCTCCTGGGGATCGCGACGGCGACGGCTACTTGGATCCCGAAGATGCCTGTCCGGATGAACCGGAGAACTTCCAGGGCTACCAAGACTCCGACGGTTGCCCGGACGATCCCGACACCGACGGCGATGGCCTGACCGACTCCGTCGACTCGTGTGAGCTCGAGCCGGAGGACAAGGACGGCTACCTGGACGCCGATGGCTGCCCGGAGCTCGACAACGACTCCGACGGCGTGCTCGACGCGACCGACAAGTGTCCGAACGATCCGGAAGATCCCGACGGATACGAGGACGACGACGGCTGTCCGGACCCAGACAACGACGGCGACAAGGTCCCCGATATCAAGGACCAGTGTCCGAACACCCCCGGCTCGGAGACTCAGGAGCCCCTGGGCTGCCCGACCAAGCCGGCGCTCGTCGTGGTCACGGACTGCGAAGTCAAGATCAAGCAACAGATCCACTTCGAGTTCAACAAGTCCAAGATCCGCCCGGAAAGCTTCCCGGTGCTCGACGCAGTCGTCGAGGTCATGGAGAAGAACCCGAAGATCAAGCTCGAGGTCCAAGGTCACACCGACAACAAGGGCAGCAAGGCGTACAACAAGAAGTTGAGCGGTGCGCGTGCCGAGTCGGTGATGAAGTACCTGGTCAGCCACGGCATCGATCCAGACCGTTTGACCAGCAATGGCTACGGCTTCGATCGACCGCTGGTGCCAAACACCTCGGAGCGCAACCGAGCCCTCAACCGTCGCGTGCAGTTCGTCCGCACCGAGGGCTCAAAGGAAGGCTGCGACAAACCCTGA